In a single window of the Pocillopora verrucosa isolate sample1 chromosome 4, ASM3666991v2, whole genome shotgun sequence genome:
- the LOC131795590 gene encoding F-box/WD repeat-containing protein 5 has protein sequence MSFIGDGDHKKLSVPGAVPQLLDESLAKAYWTELPDNLLLDIFSFLSPKEALNAGQVCRNWYRLSKDEMLWKSLLQETLFPDRTKRIKLKLPKSASSWLKEFQRIHYKTPFVESQILEEHTDEVLHVTFSHNGQLLASSSKDCSVILWRVSSCTCVSIALKINFQERNWEYVQFCEFNASDTLLLVSGVNKLRRLSYTGEIFICEVQNFSVIALVHGINNEPYDVFGAWLTERCYISGTFEFMEPENDGSSISELWANYVDESTENQRNLAQILNHNSSSVRTVLVAHPNANALPHTYASAAKKKDEDVCLIFTHGTVTYVPHQIVFKWLKLPKGSTRKFEQGKGISSEGYEPFTRKEHYIETNAHIIGMSLSPDHQYLYVNCRMWEQPAGNVVDDAAQFPPEISNDITLQVYSLSTYKLVDVHSGHKAYTANNGCFFIFLNVADQLVASGAEDHCAHVWDRHFGAKLATLKGHTNVVNCVAFNPVNQEMVVSASDDHTIRVWKSRHLSKLYEEADLEEQSGEVSPFYEDIFRETVL, from the exons ATGTCTTTTATCGGAGACGGAGATCACAAAAAATTATCCGTTCCCGGAGCTGTACCACAGTTGTTGGACGAATCATTAGCCAAGGCTTATTGGACCGAACTTCCTGACAATCTTCTTCtagacattttttctttcctttctcctaAAGAAGCCTTAAATGCTGGTCAAGTATGCCGCAACTGGTATCGGCTGTCCAAGGACGAGATGCTTTGGAAATCACTGCTCCAAGAAACTTTATTTCCAGACCGCACCAAGAGGATCAAACTGAAACTTCCTAAGTCGGCGTCCTCTTGGTTAAAGGAATTTCAAAGAATCCACTACAAAACGCCTTTCGTGGAAAGTCAGATACTTGAAGAACACACTGATGAAGTCCTTCATGTAACCTTTTCTCATAATGGTCAGTTGTTAGCTTCAAGTTCCAAAGACTGTAGTGTAATTCTATGGCGCGTTTCCAGTTGTACATGTGTCAGTATCGCGCTAAAGATTAATTTTCAGGAGCGTAATTGGGAATATGTTCAGTTCTGCGAGTTCAATGCAAGCGATACATTACTTCTTGTATCAGGAGTCAACAAGTTACGGCGTTTAAGCTATACAG gtgaaattttcatttgtgaaGTACAGAACTTTTCTGTGATTGCTTTAGTGCATGGTATAAACAATGAACCGTATGATGTGTTTGGAGCATGGCTTACAGAAAGGTGTTACATCTCAGGGACATTTGAATTTATGGAACCTGAAAATGATGGGTCATCAATCTCCGAGCTTTGGGCAAATTATGTGGATGAATCAACAGAAAATCAAAGGAACCTAGCTCAAATTTTGAATCACAATTCAAGCTCTGTGAGGACTGTTCTAGTGGCTCACCCAAATGCTAATGCTCTACCACACACATATGCTTCTGcagcaaagaagaaagatgaGGATGTCTGCCTGATATTTACACATGGAACTGTTACCTATGTCCCTCATCAGATAGTTTTTAAGTGGCTGAAATTACCAAAGGGCAGTACAAGAAAATTTGAGCAGGGTAAAGGAATTTCTTCTGAGGGGTATGAGCCTTTTACCAGGAAAGAGCACTACATTGAAACAAATGCACATATAATCGGCATGAGCCTATCACCAGACCATCAGTATCTGTACGTGAATTGTCGCATGTGGGAGCAGCCAGCTGGCAATGTTGTCGACGACGCAGCCCAATTTCCTCCAGAAATTTCCAATGATATTACCTTGCAGGTGTACAGCTTGTCCACATATAAACTTGTTGATGTCCACAGTGGCCATAAAGCATACACTGCAAATAATGgctgtttctttatttttttgaatgTTGCAGACCAGTTGGTTGCAAG TGGAGCAGAGGACCATTGTGCTCATGTGTGGGACAGACATTTTGGAGCCAAGCTGGCCACTCTAAAGGGACATACTAATGTGGTGAACTGTGTTGCATTTAACCCTGTTAATCAAGAAATGGTGGTCAGTGCAAGTGATGACCACACAATCCGAGTATGGAAGTCACGACATTTGTCTAAGTTGTATGAGGAAGCAGATCTGGAAGAGCAAAGTGGAGAGGTCAGCCCTTTCTATGAAGACATTTTCCGCGAGACAGTTCTGTGA
- the LOC131795600 gene encoding homeobox protein EMX2: MFHNSRYGLTVHPTRVVCSLCSLPGNRRIPLRPYCVYPGELCPDSHLEFPMNPVLTLHSPSYSLAADSFSEMRVSSRRFQPSTTDTEQVQIAREINREANNSNSGREGFNRQQRFKKKRRKRTIFTCDQLSRLESQFADQQYVVGAERQQLAEALNLSETQIKIWFQNRRIKWRKENKRHFPDFLAGSFTVACETRSDEKGSWIDKV; encoded by the exons ATGTTTCACAACAGCAGATATGGTTTGACGGTTCACCCAACTCGGGTTGTCTGCTCCCTGTGCTCCCTGCCCGGGAATCGCCGCATACCCCTTCGGCCCTATTGTGTTTACCCGGGGGAACTGTGCCCTGATTCCCATTTGGAGTTTCCCATGAATCCTGTGCTGACTTTGCATTCACCCTCGTACAGCCTCGCGGCGGACTCCTTCAGTGAAATGCGTGTGTCTTCTCGTCGCTTCCAGCCGTCGACCACCGACACAGAACAAGTGCAAATTGCAAGGGAAATCAACAGGGAAGCCAATAATTCCAACAGTG GTAGAGAGGGTTTTAACCGACAGCAGCGTTTCAAGAAAAAGCGCCGTAAACGGACCATTTTTACTTGTGATCAATTGAGCCGACTGGAATCGCAGTTTGCTGACCAGCAATACGTTGTAGGCGCAGAAAGACAGCAGTTAGCGGAGGCGCTCAATCTTTCAGAGACACAG ATCAAAATCTGGTTCCAGAACCGCCGGATCAAATGGAGGAAGGAGAACAAGCGGCATTTCCCGGATTTCCTTGCCGGCTCTTTCACAGTGGCATGCGAAACTCGATCAGATGAAAAAGGATCCTGGATTGACAAAGTTTAG
- the LOC131795574 gene encoding tetratricopeptide repeat protein 28, translated as METVDRLLESLRISQENGHKEEEEKSCIDLGNIYLDLKQHEKAVEFYEKAVSICNEAGHKDGERLVCSKIGIAYAALEKHEKSREYLEKALTICKESGHEKEEGELHSNLGDVHYALGLHEKSIEHLENALAISKKTGSTKLEAKLYKKLGNTHFASSQYEQSISHFQKSLEIRQALKDRGGEGRLYNLLGYVHRALSQYEKSIEYFEKALMINEEVGDKRRNGNTHINLGDVYHALGQYKKSVEYLRKGLQLSKEAQSKQGEGKAYSSLGKVYYVLGEYDKVMECSTKSLEISLKVGNRNVECASLSNMAGVYHARAQYDKCLECNEKALEIYQSCGDKHGQGTINTNLGTLYFALSQYELSVTFFEKAIKISKDIRDRQGEALAYLNLGRVQEAVANYPESLKSLQRSLEISQDIGDQQVEGAAYSSMGSVYNSLGQLLDSIQCQEKAIKIYEAIGEKQGLGESYNKLGSVYSDLGQFQKALECCEKGLEIRKAIGNKQGEAASYNNFGSVYYELRQLEKAIESHERALLIRREIGDKRGEGVSCNNLGTVYDDLGQYEKAIIHFNESQKISSEIGDRPTERNSYNNMGKLYLEKGKYDESMDCLKKALDISIAIGDKRGEAASYSNLSSLCHALRKHGKAAEYQEKALAIREAISDKRGEANSCINLGNIYAALGKYEKSIKYFLKAIEASEATNQKQHQGILYSNLGRAYDALGQKEQSKECLLKAIEISEEIGDKETEGMSYNILGTKCYALHQYGEALSYFEQSIRIMKALNDKEGEKTTYHNLATVHEALGQIPDAIQYHEKELDIIKTHYGKKLEEASCSKLSSLYKALGQYDISISYGEKALEISKVLGDKLGIGKAYELLGTAYHSSRQYEKSIEYRKMAIEVSRTIGARKAEARSHSQLGSIYYDLGFFKKAIESHKESLEIRKEIGDRHGEATSQNNLGTAYCALDQLQEAIESCQLSLQISEEIGDKVGEITACNNLGYVYNCLFHHDKMIEYQERALAVSKSIKDKQGEGTSYSSLANVYHAIGELEKSVQYEMKALAINDEIGDKLRTSISYKNLGRIYYIFGKDEESVECFKKGLDIKRELNDREGQRCCHSSLSLLFSNLGEYEKAIEHQQEALKICVATGNREGEILSNESLSTIYYLFSQFDQSVLYLEKVLELSKAAGDREKEGTAHSNLGTIYHAQKKFEKAAEYQEMSLAIFEEIGDKHGVALSCDNLGSIYFDLGQHQKSILYHQRALGLCKDISASKGQVRCYKNLGTAYSLKGEGEKAIGYYTKGLELSNKMGDKREQRTLYQKLYTLLDALGRKDEADKYKEKAEQIKEELGERPEGSESEEIISQCVYYVFDLYEKSIENQEKCGMNIAHRYEEHSPGVETKASIRQHEREMEIGRATGDKPGEESAYDSLAGTYLNLGQYVKSITYFEKALKLSKASGRRRAEARLYNGLGIVYQTLCQHEKAKTYYEEALKIQHDIQDKSGEESSYTNLAGIYRDLGQYDEATEYQEKSLSICVQSHDREGEALSYNNLGSIANARGQHDVSLDYHMKALKIRKEINHKEGEGITYVNLGNVYFALGQYEESIKYLEMGLQIIKETGLKYKEHLILYSLGVSHFHHDSFTKASDYFSESIKGHESIREFLKDEYKLSLDEQRISFYKGLPLLLLNLGKKGDALCAAEKGRARALVDLMSVNFGIQEVENTSEFTLSSISRLVESQQVNFLFMSVITRHIYLWVIDKDGKISVNASMKKPELDTPSLDNLVPIPLKGGVVDTPTLKDLVLKTLKFLPADDEEEYEDRSFAAFYEEESSTTEEEQSDEGDLRGEGEEEREFNLMKLYELLIEPILKFINGPEIVIIPEGNMFLIPFAALKDSDGKCLSETKRIRLIPSLTSLLVIQDSPKEYHAQTGTLIVADPVVQGVEFEGKVGNLKPLPNARTEADMISRYVTAPILKLIGEQATKEEVLKRIQDVSLVHIAAHGDAERGEIALTPNKRTDGIARMEDYLLTMEDIAKVGIRAKLVVLSCCNTGRGKVLTAEGVVGISRAFLGSGARSVLMTLWPVDDAATKAFMNVFYRSLMRDNKSASEALHLSAEKLRKSSLYNHFRHWAAFALLGDDVKFD; from the coding sequence ATGGAAACTGTAGATCGGTTACTGGAATCCTTGAGAATTTCCCAAGAAAATGGCCATaaagaagaggaagagaaaTCCTGCATTGATTTAGGTAACATTTACCTTGATTTAAAACAACATGAGAAAGCTGTAGAGTTTTATGAAAAAGCCGTTTCGATCTGCAACGAAGCGGGACACAAAGATGGAGAAAGACTTGTTTGCAGTAAGATTGGAATTGCCTACGCTGCTCTTGAAAAGCATGAGAAATCTCGTGAGTACTTAGAAAAAGCCCTTACAATCTGTAAGGAATCTGGACATGAGAAAGAAGAAGGCGAGCTTCATAGTAATCTTGGTGACGTGCACTATGCCCTCGGTTTGCATGAAAAATCAATTGAGCACCTTGAAAATGCTCTTGCGATAAGTAAAAAAACTGGTAGCACTAAATTGGAAGCCAAATTGTACAAAAAGCTGGGTAACACGCATTTCGCTAGTAGCCAGTATGAACAGTCCATCTCTCATTTCCAGAAAAGTCTGGAAATTCGACAAGCACTCAAAGACAGAGGTGGAGAGGGGCGCCTTTACAATCTACTGGGTTACGTTCATCGTGCCCTTAGCCAGTATGAGAAATCTATCGAATACTTTGAGAAAGCTCTCATGATCAATGAGGAGGTCGGGGATAAGAGAAGAAATGGGAACACTCACATCAACCTTGGAGATGTCTATCATGCTCTTGGCCAATATAAAAAGTCAGTCGAGTATTTACGAAAAGGTCTTCAATTGAGCAAGGAGGCCCAAAGCAAACAAGGAGAAGGAAAGGCTTACAGCAGTCTCGGAAAAGTGTATTACGTCCTTGGTGAATACGATAAAGTGATGGAGTGCTCAACAAAAAGCCTTGAGATTAGTTTAAAAGTGGGAAACAGAAATGTAGAATGTGCATCCCTCAGTAATATGGCTGGAGTGTATCATGCTCGAGCCCAATACGATAAATGTCTCGAATGCAATGAGAAAGCCTTAGAGATCTATCAATCTTGCGGAGATAAACACGGGCAAGGAACGATTAACACTAATCTTGGCACTCTGTATTTCGCTTTAAGCCAGTATGAGCTATCCGTTACATTCTTCGAAAAGGCAATTAAGATCAGCAAAGACATAAGagacagacaaggagaagctcTTGCCTACCTTAACCTCGGCAGAGTACAGGAGGCTGTTGCCAATTATCCAGAATCTCTTAAATCATTACAAAGATCTCTCGAAATCAGTCAAGATATCGGGGACCAACAAGTCGAGGGGGCGGCTTACAGCAGCATGGGTAGTGTATACAATTCTCTGGGTCAGTTACTCGATTCGATTCAATGTCAAGAGAAAGCCATTAAAATTTATGAAGCGATTGGGGAAAAGCAGGGACTGGGAGAGTCGTATAACAAGCTTGGTAGCGTGTACAGTGACCTTGGTCAGTTCCAAAAGGCACTGGAATGCTGCGAGAAAGGTCTTGAGATAAGAAAAGCTATCGGTAACAAACAAGGAGAGGCTGCATCGTACAACAATTTTGGCAGTGTCTACTATGAACTTCGACAACTGGAGAAGGCAATCGAGAGCCATGAGAGAGCATTGCTAATTAGAAGAGAGATTGGAGACAAACGAGGAGAAGGTGTATCTTGCAACAACCTTGGCACTGTATACGACGATTTAGGCCAATATGAGAAGGCGATTATTCATTTCAATGAAAGTCAAAAGATAAGTTCAGAAATTGGAGATAGGCCAACGGAAAGAAATTCTTACAACAATATGGGCAAGTTGTATTTAGAAAAGGGCAAATATGACGAGTCAATGGATTGTCTGAAGAAAGCACTTGACATTAGCATCGCCATTGGAGATAAACGTGGAGAAGCCGCGTCCTACAGTAATCTGAGCTCTCTGTGTCATGCTCTTCGGAAACACGGAAAGGCGGCCGAGTATCAGGAAAAAGCATTGGCAATAAGAGAGGCTATTAGTGATAAACGTGGAGAGGCTAATTCCTGCATCAATCTCGGCAATATTTATGCCGCTCTtggcaaatatgaaaaaagcaTCAAGTATTTTCTGAAAGCCATAGAAGCCAGCGAAGCAACAAATCAAAAACAGCATCAAGGAATATTGTACAGCAATCTTGGTCGTGCATATGACGCACTTGGGCAAAAAGAACAGTCCAAAGAATGTCTCTTGAAAGCCATTGAAATCAGTGAGGAGATTGGAGACAAAGAAACAGAAGGCATGTCCTACAACATCCTGGGAACCAAGTGCTATGCCCTGCACCAGTACGGCGAAGCCCTCAGCTATTTTGAGCAGAGTATCAGGATAATGAAAGCTCTCAATGAcaaagaaggggaaaaaacaaCATATCACAACTTGGCCACTGTGCACGAGGCTCTTGGCCAGATTCCAGACGCCATTCAGTATCACGAAAAGGAACTCGACATTATCAAAACACATTATGGCAAGAAGTTGGAAGAAGCGTCATGTAGCAAACTCAGCAGTCTTTATAAGGCCCTTGGTCAGTATGATATCTCAATCAGCTACGGGGAGAAAGCCCTGGAAATCAGTAAAGTTCTCGGCGACAAACTAGGAATTGGGAAAGCGTACGAGCTACTTGGAACTGCCTATCATTCTAGCCGTCAATACGAAAAGTCCATTGAGTACAGGAAAATGGCAATTGAGGTTAGTAGAACTATAGGTGCCAGAAAGGCAGAGGCAAGATCTCATAGTCAACTTGGGAGTATTTATTACGACCTTGGATTCTTCAAAAAAGCTATTGAAAGTCACAAAGAGAGTCTTGAAATCCGAAAGGAAATAGGCGACAGACATGGAGAAGCAACCTCACAGAACAACTTAGGTACTGCATACTGTGCACTTGATCAGCTTCAAGAAGCCATTGAATCTTGCCAATTAAGTCTTCAAATCAGTGAAGAAATCGGGGACAAAGTTGGAGAAATAACAGCTTGCAACAACCTTGGTTATGTGTACAATTGTCTTTTCCATCATGACAAAATGATTGAATATCAGGAAAGGGCTCTTGCAGTCAGCAAATCCATAAAGGACAAACAAGGCGAGGGAACGTCCTACAGCAGCCTTGCCAATGTGTACCATGCAATCGGTGAGCTTGAGAAGTCAGTCCAGTACGAAATGAAAGCATTGGCCATCAACGATGAGATTGGTGATAAACTACGCACAAGCATTTCCTACAAAAACCTTGGCAGAATCTATTACATTTTTGGAAAGGACGAGGAGTCAGTCGAGTGTTTCAAAAAAGGGCTCGACATCAAGAGAGAATTAAACGACAGAGAAGGACAACGATGTTGTCATAGCAGCCTTAGCCTCTTGTTCAGTAACCTCGGCGAGTATGAAAAGGCGATTGAACATCAGCAAGAAGCTCTTAAGATCTGCGTGGCAACTGGTAATAGAGAAGGTGAAATACTATCTAATGAATCCCTCAGCACTATATATTACTTGTTTAGCCAGTTCGACCAATCAGTCTTATACCTGGAGAAAGTGCTAGAGTTAAGCAAAGCGGCTGGAGATcgagagaaagaaggaacagCGCACAGCAATTTAGGAACCATTTATCATGCTCAGAAGAAATTTGAGAAAGCGGCTGAGTATCAAGAAATGTCCCTTGCCATCTTCGAGGAAATTGGCGATAAACACGGTGTAGCCTTATCGTGTGACAATCTTGGAAGCATTTACTTTGATCTTGGTCAACATCAGAAGTCCATACTGTATCACCAAAGAGCTTTAGGGCTCTGTAAAGACATCAGCGCCAGTAAAGGACAAGTGCGATGCTACAAAAACCTTGGTACAGCATACAGTCTTAAGGGTGAAGGAGAAAAGGCCATTGGTTATTACACGAAAGGTCTAGAGTTAAGCAATAAAATGGGGGACAAGAGAGAACAAAGGACACTCTACCAGAAGCTGTACACCTTGCTTGATGCACTGGGTAGGAAGGATGAAGCTGATAAGTATAAAGAGAAAGCAGAACAAATCAAGGAGGAGCTTGGAGAAAGACCAGAAGGAAGTGAATCTGAAGAAATTATCTCACAGTGTGTGTATTATGTTTTCGACCTTTATGAAAAGTCCATCGAGAATCAAGAGAAGTGCGGAATGAATATTGCCCACAGATACGAGGAACATAGTCCTGGTGTTGAAACGAAGGCGTCAATCAGGCAACACGAGAGAGAAATGGAGATTGGGAGAGCAACCGGCGACAAGCCGGGAGAGGAAAGTGCGTATGATTCCCTCGCAGGCACTTACCTGAATCTTGGACAATACGTGAAGTCCATTACGTATTTTGAAAAAGCATTGAAGTTAAGCAAAGCAAGTGGGAGAAGAAGGGCCGAGGCACGGTTATATAATGGTCTTGGAATTGTGTACCAAACTCTTTGTCAGCATGAGAAGGCAAAAACTTATTACGAGGAAGCGTTGAAAATCCAGCACGATATTCAAGACAAGAGTGGAGAGGAATCATCGTACACAAACCTAGCAGGTATATACCGTGACCTTGGTCAGTACGACGAAGCCACTGAATATCAAGAAAAGTCGCTCAGTATCTGTGTCCAAAGCCacgacagagaaggggaggccTTATCATATAACAACCTTGGTAGCATAGCAAATGCCCGTGGTCAACATGACGTCTCCTTAGATTACCACATGAAAGCTCTTAAAATCAGAAAAGAGATTAACCATAAAGAAGGAGAGGGAATCACCTATGTTAACCTTGGAAACGTTTACTTCGCACTCGGACAGTATGAAGAATCTATCAAATACCTAGAGATGGGACTTCAAATCATCAAAGAAACTGGGCTTAAGTACAAAGAACACTTAATCCTTTACAGTCTAGGTGTGAGTCATTTTCACCACGATAGCTTCACGAAAGCATCGGACTACTTCTCTGAAAGCATAAAAGGCCACGAGAGCATCAGAGAATTTCTCAAAGATGAATACAAGCTCTCATTGGACGAGCAGCGAATTTCGTTTTATAAGGGACTTCCCTTGTTATTACTCAACCTTGGAAAAAAGGGTGATGCCCTTTGTGCAGCAGAAAAAGGACGAGCTCGTGCACTTGTTGATCTGATGTCAGTCAATTTTGGCATACAAGAGGTCGAGAACACGAGTGAATTTACTTTGAGTTCGATTTCAAGGCTCGTAGAGAGCCAGCAAGTTAATTTCCTCTTCATGAGTGTCATAACCAGACACATCTATCTCTGGGTCATAGACAAGGACGGGAAGATAAGCGTCAATGCCAGTATGAAAAAACCAGAGCTTGATACCCCCTCTTTAGATAATTTGGTACCAATTCCTTTGAAAGGAGGGGTGGTTGATACCCCCACTTTGAAAGATTTGGTGTTAAAGACATTAAAATTCTTACCTGCAGACGACGAAGAAGAATACGAAGATCGGTCTTTTGCCGCATTCTATGAAGAGGAATCATCGACGACAGAGGAGGAACAAAGCGATGAAGGCGACCTTCGTGGTGAAGGGGAAGAAGAAAGAGAATTTAACTTAATGAAACTGTACGAACTGTTAATTGAGCCTATCCTCAAATTTATCAATGGTCCAGAGATTGTCATCATCCCTGAGGGAAATATGTTTTTGATCCCTTTTGCAGCCTTGAAAGATTCCGATGGAAAGTGCTTGTCAGAAACTAAGCGCATTCGGCTTATTCCTTCTCTGACATCCCTTCTGGTCATTCAAGACTCACCTAAAGAATACCATGCCCAAACTGGAACGTTGATCGTGGCTGATCCAGTTGTTCAAGGCGTAGAGTTTGAAGGAAAGGTTGGAAATTTAAAACCTCTTCCGAATGCCAGAACAGAAGCTGATATGATATCCCGTTACGTGACGGCACCAATATTAAAGCTTATTGGAGAGCAAGCTACTAAAGAGGAGGTCTTAAAAAGGATCCAGGATGTAAGTTTGGTGCACATCGCCGCTCATGGAGACGcagaaagaggagaaattgctCTGACGCCAAATAAGCGCACAGATGGGATTGCCAGAATGGAAGACTACTTGCTAACGATGGAGGATATAGCAAAAGTGGGAATAAGGGCCAAACTAGTGGTATTGAGTTGCTGCAATACTGGACGTGGCAAGGTCCTGACAGCAGAGGGAGTTGTCGGGATATCACGAGCCTTTCTTGGATCCGGTGCCAGATCGGTTCTGATGACCCTGTGGCCTGTGGACGACGCCGCCACTAAGGCATTTATGAATGTGTTCTATAGAAGTTTGATGAGGGACAATAAAAGTGCAAGCGAGGCACTTCATTTGTCTGCAGAGAAGTTGAGAAAATCAAGCCTCTACAACCACTTTAGACATTGGGCTGCATTTGCACTCCTTGGTGATGATGTCAAGTTTGACTGA
- the LOC131796463 gene encoding epidermal growth factor-like protein 6 has protein sequence MRARSSFALAAAFFGAWKAWILLIPVSTQAILPQPEHCRVLFFEAASFSDKVLNKSIIKNLTVKDEQLCQLRCFVEKTCKSYNLGPPDSGGEGKRVCELSSSHHVLHPDYLVSKSGFTYRPSENLCGIPCPEKQSCFLVHNNGFTCLCPELEDSEKTCTEVSDVDECAANTHDCAADADCINTDGSFICSCQVGYTGDGKLCQVSDVDECAANTHDCSADADCINTDGSFICSCQVGYIGDGKLCQGTKMT, from the exons ATGCGAGCACGCTCTTCTTTCGCTTTGGCAGCTGCTTTCTTTGGGGCTTGGAAGGCATGGATACTTTTAATTCCAGTTTCAACTCAAG CTATATTACCTCAACCAGAGCATTGTCGAGTACTATTCTTCGAGGCTGCAAGTTTTTCAGACAAAGTGTTAAACAAAAGTATCATCAAAAACTTGACCGTAAAGGACGAACAGTTGTGTCAGTTGAGGTGTTTTGTTGAGAAAACCTGCAAATCCTACAACCTTGGTCCGCCGGACAGTGGAGGAGAAGGAAAACGAGTCTGTGAACTGAGCAGTTCCCATCATGTCTTGCATCCGGATTACCTTGTGTCGAAGTCTGGATTTACCTACCGTCCATCAGAG AACCTGTGTGGAATTCCTTGTCCAGAGAAGCAATCTTGTTTCTTAGTACACAACAATGGTTTTACATGTTTGTGTCCTGAGCTAGAAGATTCAGAAAAGACATGCACTGAAG TTTCAGACGTGGACGAATGTGCAGCTAATACACATGACTGTGCCGCTGATGCGGATTGTATCAATACTGATGGTTCATTCATCTGTTCATGTCAAGTGGGATATACTGGAGATGGTAAATTATGCCAAG TTTCAGATGTGGACGAGTGTGCAGCTAATACACATGACTGCTCCGCTGATGCAGATTGTATCAATACTGATGGCTCATTCATCTGTTCATGTCAAGTGGGATATATTGGAGATGGAAAATTATGCCAAGGTACAAAAATGACTTAG